Within the Nitratireductor basaltis genome, the region TTTCCTGTGCCTGGACCTGCGGATCGTTGAAGGCCTCGGCCAGGTTCTGAACCTTTCCGCAGGGGACACCGGCAGCGTTGAGGTGATCTATCCATTCGTCCTGTGTGCCGTTTGACAGCGCCTGATCAATCAGCTGCGAGAGCTCGTCGCGTCGGGCAAAGCGTTTCTCGTTGGTGTCGTAACGTGGATCATCCATCAGATGACCGAGCTGCAGCGCATTGAGGAAGCGCTGCAGGATCACGTCGTTGGAGGGGGCAACAGCGATCTGGCCGTCCCTGGCGGCGAAGAGACCATAGGGTGCGACAAGCGGATGGTCATTGCCGGTGCGCTCGGGCAGTTGCCCTGTGGCAAGATGCTCCGAGGCGAGATAGGCCATCATGCTGATTGCGCCATTCATCATGGCGGTCTCGACATGTTGGCCGACACCGTTCAGGTCGCGGGCCCGCAAGGCGCTGACGATGCCGAAGGCGCAGTAGAGGCCGGCAACAAGATCGGTGATCGGCTGGGCGACGCGCATGGGCGGCGTACCTTCCGCCCCGTTCACGCTCATCAGACCGCTCATGGCCTGGGCGATGAAGTCGAATGCGGGACGGTCGACATAGGGACCTGTGCTGCCATAGCCGTTGATGCTGGCCGTCACGAGCCTTGGATTGATCTTCTTCAGGCGCTCGGCACCGAAGCCCATCGCGGCAAGCACGCCGGGGCGGAAATTGTCTACCAGCACATCGGCTTCCTCGATCAGGCGCTCGAGAACACGTTTCCCTTCCTCGCGATAGAGGTCGAGAACCAGGGACTTCTTGTTGCGATTGAAGCTGGCATAGTACCAGGAAAAACCGTCCTTCAGCGTGCCCTGGGCCCGGGTGGGATCACCTTTTGCAGTCTCGATCTTGATGACTTCGGCACCCATGTCGCCAAGCATCATCGTACAGAACGGACCCGACAGCACGCGTGTGAGATCGATGACGCGGATGCCCTCCAGCGGTGGGTGCATTGCAGCGTTTGTTTCAGCCATTGGCCGTGGCCACCATATCCATCGGATGCGTCTTCAGCCTTGGTCCGGCTTTCATGACCTGGCCGGGCAGGGTGCGGCCGATCAGGCTTTCGGCCTGCTCGGCCGTGGTAACGAGTTTGTCTAGGTCAATGCCTGTCTCCACACCGCATTCATGCAGCATGTAGACGAGATCCTCGGTCGGGATGTTTCCGGTAGCGCGCGGCACGAATGGACAGCCGCCAAGGCCGCCTATGCTGGCTTCGAAGCGCGTAACCCCTTCCATCAGTCCCGTATAGGCGCAGACAAGGCCAACGCCCCGCGTGTTGTGGAAGTGCAGCGTGAGCTCGACTTCCGGTACCGCCTCACGCAAGGCGCGGCAACGTTCCTGCACCAGTGGAGGTGTGGCCATCCCTGTCGTGTCGCCGAGAGAGATTATCCGGATGCCCATGTCGCGATAGGCCTTTGCAATTCTGACCACATCTTCGACCGGAACATTGCCTTCGAAGGGGCAGCCGAATGATGTGGCAATCGCACCTTGCACCGGCACCGAGGCGGACTGAGCGAATGCGCAAATCTCGCCAAAACGTTCGAGCGAGGTCTCGCGTGGGCAGTTCACGTTTTTCAGGTTGTGGCTCTGGGAGGCAGACATGAAGAGGACCAGCGCATCGACACCGGCCTCCATTGCGCGCTCGGCACCCTTCATGTTGGGAACCAGAGCAGTGAATTTCGCACCGGTGCTACGGTCAACGCCATCCATGACCTCTCTAGCATCGCGCATTTGAGGAACGGCGCGGGGGGAGACGAAAGAGGTTGCTTCAAAGTGGCGGATGCCAGCTGCGACCAGATTGTTGATGAGCTCGACCTTGCGAGCAGTGGGCACGAAAACAGGCTCGGACTGCAGGCCGTCACGCGGCCCCACCTCCACGATTTCCACATGTTCCGGAAGCGGTGAATCAGCTTTGCCAGCCTGTCGCAATCTTTCTACCTCCCGACTGATTGCCTTGGTCGACCATATTGGTATACCGTTGCCTCTCTTGCGGTCAATGTACGATCTGCTTTTGCCGCAAAGCTGTGTCGGGAGGGTGCCGGGTGGCCGAGAATGAGCCGGGAAATGAACCGCTTGCGATCCGCGCGCTGTCGCGTATGCGCGGTGACATCCTGTCGCTGCAACTGGCCCCGGGCGAAGTGACATCCGAGCGTGCGCTGGAGCAATTATACGGGGTTTCACGTACTCCGATCCGAGAGGCGCTCAAAGCGCTGATCGGCGAAGGCCTCGTTGTTCGTGCCGAGCGTGGCTACGCGATCGCGCCCTTCGATCTCGATCAGCTTGAGGAAATATTCGAGTATCGCGAGGTCGTTGAGGATGCAGCAGTGCGCCTTGCGTGCCAGCGCCGAACGGAAGACGAGCTTGACGCGATCAACGCGACCATCGATCGAGGATTGAGCGAGTTCACGCCTGACAGCTGGTTTGAAGCGGGGCTCGATTTCCATGTTCAGCTAGCCGCCTTGTCCGGAAATCGCTTCCTCAGGGAAGGGGTGCAGGATGCGGTGAACCGCACCATACGTGCACGATGGCTTGTTGCCAGCAGCGAGGCTTCACGCATCGAGGCTCATCGCGAACATAGCGAAATCATTTCATTGGTGCGGGAGCGTCGGGAGGACGATGCTGCCGAAGCCGTGAGGCGGCACGGGCGCGAAGTGCATCGCCAGATCGTCGAGGCACTGGA harbors:
- a CDS encoding CaiB/BaiF CoA transferase family protein, which translates into the protein MAETNAAMHPPLEGIRVIDLTRVLSGPFCTMMLGDMGAEVIKIETAKGDPTRAQGTLKDGFSWYYASFNRNKKSLVLDLYREEGKRVLERLIEEADVLVDNFRPGVLAAMGFGAERLKKINPRLVTASINGYGSTGPYVDRPAFDFIAQAMSGLMSVNGAEGTPPMRVAQPITDLVAGLYCAFGIVSALRARDLNGVGQHVETAMMNGAISMMAYLASEHLATGQLPERTGNDHPLVAPYGLFAARDGQIAVAPSNDVILQRFLNALQLGHLMDDPRYDTNEKRFARRDELSQLIDQALSNGTQDEWIDHLNAAGVPCGKVQNLAEAFNDPQVQAQEMVIEVEQPHHGPIRMLGFPVKLTGTPCKVARPAPLLGGDTRDVLAEAGFSGSEIEELLEASVVRATH
- a CDS encoding hydroxymethylglutaryl-CoA lyase, which translates into the protein MRQAGKADSPLPEHVEIVEVGPRDGLQSEPVFVPTARKVELINNLVAAGIRHFEATSFVSPRAVPQMRDAREVMDGVDRSTGAKFTALVPNMKGAERAMEAGVDALVLFMSASQSHNLKNVNCPRETSLERFGEICAFAQSASVPVQGAIATSFGCPFEGNVPVEDVVRIAKAYRDMGIRIISLGDTTGMATPPLVQERCRALREAVPEVELTLHFHNTRGVGLVCAYTGLMEGVTRFEASIGGLGGCPFVPRATGNIPTEDLVYMLHECGVETGIDLDKLVTTAEQAESLIGRTLPGQVMKAGPRLKTHPMDMVATANG
- a CDS encoding GntR family transcriptional regulator, which encodes MAENEPGNEPLAIRALSRMRGDILSLQLAPGEVTSERALEQLYGVSRTPIREALKALIGEGLVVRAERGYAIAPFDLDQLEEIFEYREVVEDAAVRLACQRRTEDELDAINATIDRGLSEFTPDSWFEAGLDFHVQLAALSGNRFLREGVQDAVNRTIRARWLVASSEASRIEAHREHSEIISLVRERREDDAAEAVRRHGREVHRQIVEALEASRRLFGARGFASSKG